The following coding sequences lie in one Streptomyces xiamenensis genomic window:
- a CDS encoding Scr1 family TA system antitoxin-like transcriptional regulator codes for MPPRDLPSAREARLGAELRKLREQAGKAAHEAAAWIGTDRAKMSNIESGRRGISETRIRRLTEFYGCRDQRLVGELCAMAREHRGGNWWDAFRGKVPQGNVDMAELEHHSTALRMVHLLLVPGVFQTPEYARAVMAGSVPPPDEELLTARVAVRLRRGELLRGENPPRCQAIIHEGALRMRYGGRATARGQLEWLLKVTEWPSVELRVIPFSQEDIPGHGQSFLYAYGPVRQLDTVEVDTPFGGDFLHGADELEKYRRLLEVSEKIALDEGESRQLIQFIAREM; via the coding sequence ATGCCGCCGAGGGATCTTCCGAGCGCGCGCGAGGCGCGGCTCGGGGCCGAATTGCGGAAGTTGCGGGAACAGGCCGGTAAAGCCGCGCACGAGGCGGCGGCGTGGATCGGTACGGATCGCGCGAAGATGTCGAATATCGAATCCGGGCGGCGCGGAATCAGTGAGACACGGATCCGGCGGCTGACCGAGTTCTACGGGTGCCGGGATCAGCGGCTGGTCGGCGAATTGTGCGCGATGGCCAGGGAGCACCGGGGCGGCAACTGGTGGGACGCGTTCCGCGGGAAGGTGCCGCAGGGGAATGTGGACATGGCGGAGCTGGAGCACCACAGCACGGCGTTGCGGATGGTGCATCTGCTGCTGGTGCCCGGGGTGTTCCAGACGCCGGAGTACGCGCGCGCGGTGATGGCGGGCTCGGTGCCGCCGCCGGACGAGGAGTTGCTGACGGCGCGGGTGGCGGTGCGGCTGCGGCGCGGGGAGTTGCTGCGGGGGGAGAACCCGCCCAGGTGCCAGGCGATCATCCACGAGGGCGCGCTGCGGATGCGGTACGGGGGCCGTGCGACGGCGCGCGGGCAGTTGGAGTGGCTGCTGAAGGTGACCGAGTGGCCCTCGGTCGAGCTGCGGGTGATTCCGTTTTCCCAGGAGGACATTCCCGGGCACGGTCAGTCATTTCTGTATGCGTACGGGCCGGTGCGGCAACTGGACACGGTCGAGGTGGACACGCCTTTCGGCGGTGATTTCCTGCATGGGGCGGACGAGTTGGAGAAGTACCGCAGACTGCTGGAAGTTTCCGAGAAGATCGCTCTCGACGAGGGCGAGTCGCGGCAGCTGATCCAGTTCATCGCCCGCGAGATGTGA
- a CDS encoding acyl-CoA thioesterase, whose product MRHVYECPLRWSDMDSFGHVNNVIFLRYLEEARIDFMFRLARQADSGAFTGGSVVARHEIDYLRPLVHRHTPVTVELWVAKVGGASVTVAYEVKDPEQVYVRAATVVVPYDLQAGRPRRITEEERRFLAHYQDDTAGSGTA is encoded by the coding sequence GTGCGGCATGTGTACGAGTGCCCCTTGCGCTGGTCGGACATGGATTCCTTCGGGCATGTCAACAACGTGATCTTCCTGCGGTATCTGGAAGAGGCCCGGATCGACTTCATGTTCCGGCTGGCGCGGCAGGCCGACTCCGGTGCGTTCACCGGCGGTTCGGTCGTCGCACGGCATGAGATCGACTATCTGCGCCCGCTGGTGCACCGGCACACGCCGGTCACCGTCGAGCTGTGGGTGGCGAAGGTGGGCGGCGCCTCGGTGACCGTGGCCTACGAGGTCAAGGACCCCGAGCAGGTGTACGTGCGGGCCGCCACCGTGGTGGTGCCCTACGACCTCCAGGCGGGCCGGCCGCGCCGGATCACCGAGGAGGAGCGCCGCTTCCTCGCGCACTACCAGGACGACACGGCCGGGAGCGGTACCGCGTGA
- the ettA gene encoding energy-dependent translational throttle protein EttA, which translates to MAEYIYTMRKARKAHGDKVILDDVTQSFLPGAKIGVVGPNGAGKSTVLKIMAGLEQPSNGDAFLTPGYSVGILLQEPPLDETKTVLENVQDGVAEVKGQLDRFNEIAELMATDYSDALMEEMGALQEKLDHANAWDLDAQLEQAMDALGCPPGDWEVTKLSGGEKRRVALCKLLLEQPDLLLLDEPTNHLDAESVNWLEQHLAKYPGTVVAITHDRYFLDNVAQWICEVDRGRLHGYEGNYSKYLETKQARLKVEGQKDAKRAKRLKDELEWVRSNAKGRQAKSRARLARYEEMAAEAEKTRKLDFEEIQIPPGPRLGSVVVEVDHLTKGFGDKVLIDDLSFTLPRNGIVGVIGPNGAGKTTLFKMIMDLEKPDSGSIKTGETVKVSYVDQSRANIDPKKTLWAVVSDELDYINVGQVEMPSRAYVSAFGFKGPDQQKPAGVLSGGERNRLNLALTLKQGGNLLLLDEPTNDLDVETLSSLENALLDFPGCAVVVSHDRWFLDRIATHILAYEGDSKWFWFEGNFEAYEKNKAERLGPEASRPHRATYKKLTRG; encoded by the coding sequence TTGGCTGAGTACATCTACACCATGCGCAAGGCGCGCAAGGCACACGGCGACAAGGTGATCCTTGACGACGTGACCCAGAGCTTTCTGCCCGGGGCCAAGATCGGTGTCGTGGGCCCCAACGGCGCGGGTAAGTCCACCGTGCTGAAGATCATGGCCGGTCTGGAGCAGCCCTCCAACGGTGATGCCTTCCTCACTCCGGGTTACAGCGTCGGCATCCTGCTCCAGGAGCCGCCGCTGGACGAGACCAAGACCGTGCTGGAGAACGTCCAGGACGGCGTGGCCGAGGTCAAGGGCCAGCTCGACCGGTTCAACGAGATCGCCGAACTGATGGCGACCGACTACTCCGACGCGCTCATGGAAGAGATGGGCGCGCTCCAGGAGAAGCTGGACCACGCCAACGCCTGGGACCTGGACGCCCAGCTGGAGCAGGCCATGGACGCCCTGGGCTGCCCGCCCGGCGACTGGGAGGTCACCAAGCTCTCCGGTGGCGAGAAGCGCCGCGTGGCGCTGTGCAAGCTGCTGCTGGAGCAGCCCGACCTGCTGCTGCTGGACGAGCCCACCAACCACCTGGACGCCGAGTCGGTGAACTGGCTGGAGCAGCACCTGGCGAAGTACCCGGGCACCGTGGTGGCCATCACCCACGACCGGTACTTCCTCGACAACGTCGCCCAGTGGATCTGTGAGGTCGACCGCGGCCGGCTGCACGGCTACGAGGGCAACTACTCCAAGTACCTGGAGACCAAGCAGGCGCGCCTGAAGGTCGAGGGCCAGAAGGACGCCAAGCGCGCCAAGCGGCTCAAGGACGAACTGGAGTGGGTCCGCTCCAACGCCAAGGGCCGGCAGGCCAAGTCCCGCGCCCGTCTCGCCCGTTACGAGGAGATGGCGGCGGAGGCCGAGAAGACCCGCAAGCTGGACTTCGAGGAGATCCAGATCCCGCCGGGCCCGCGCCTGGGCAGCGTGGTCGTCGAGGTCGACCACCTGACCAAGGGGTTCGGCGACAAGGTGCTCATCGACGACCTGTCGTTCACCCTGCCGCGCAACGGCATCGTCGGGGTGATCGGCCCCAACGGCGCCGGCAAGACCACCCTGTTCAAGATGATCATGGATCTTGAGAAGCCGGACTCCGGGAGCATCAAGACCGGCGAGACGGTCAAGGTCTCCTACGTCGACCAGTCCCGCGCCAACATCGACCCCAAGAAGACGCTGTGGGCCGTCGTCTCCGACGAGCTGGACTACATCAACGTCGGCCAGGTCGAGATGCCCTCGCGGGCGTACGTCTCCGCGTTCGGCTTCAAGGGCCCGGACCAGCAGAAGCCGGCCGGGGTCCTGTCCGGCGGTGAGCGCAACCGCCTGAACCTGGCGCTCACCCTCAAGCAGGGCGGCAACCTGCTGCTCCTCGACGAGCCGACGAACGACCTGGACGTGGAGACGCTCTCCTCCCTGGAGAACGCCCTGCTGGACTTCCCCGGCTGCGCCGTGGTCGTCTCCCACGACCGGTGGTTCCTGGACCGGATCGCCACCCACATCCTCGCCTACGAGGGCGACTCCAAGTGGTTCTGGTTCGAGGGCAACTTCGAGGCCTACGAGAAGAACAAGGCCGAGCGCCTGGGCCCGGAGGCCAGTCGCCCGCACCGGGCGACGTACAAGAAGCTCACCCGGGGCTGA
- a CDS encoding Cys-Gln thioester bond-forming surface protein produces MMFARKRVAARLAATAVATGLAAAGVLATAGPALADQTPGNGGATATLDGLRVSDKIDVTRDGRTSTYSGGLFYLSADDGGTLKTYCIDFGTPTSPNAKYKETDWNSSRLHDLQEEAAKIHWILQNSYPVVDDLNSLAEAAGANGLTAEQAAAGTQAAIWELSDGVEATPKNENAAKLADWLGDNAEAIEEPRASLGLSPQEVTGKPGELAGPVTVHTSADAVVVSTDPAAAAAGVTVVDANGETITESTPVTDGTELFFSVPEGAEDGSASLSATATSPVPVGRVFTGVDVRTQTMILAGSSESSVTAGASVNWASEGPNPAITAEEVCVDGGVQLTVTNDGDQPFTFELEGESYEIAPGVEEKVLVPVENGQAYEITVENLEGKEPWVFSGVLNCDTAGEEPIAEPEPETPAENEPAPATTGGSGPDLAETGSSSNLGMMAGIAVGLLAVGGGAVFFLRKRAAGSAAE; encoded by the coding sequence ATGATGTTTGCACGCAAGCGGGTCGCCGCCCGCCTTGCGGCTACCGCCGTCGCCACCGGGCTTGCCGCCGCCGGCGTGCTGGCCACCGCCGGCCCGGCCCTCGCCGACCAGACCCCGGGCAACGGCGGTGCGACCGCCACCCTGGACGGGCTCCGCGTCAGCGACAAGATCGACGTGACGCGTGATGGACGGACCAGCACCTACAGCGGTGGTCTGTTCTACCTCAGCGCCGACGACGGCGGCACCCTGAAGACGTACTGCATCGACTTCGGCACGCCCACCTCGCCGAACGCCAAGTACAAGGAGACCGACTGGAACTCCTCGCGTCTGCACGACCTCCAGGAGGAGGCCGCCAAGATCCACTGGATCCTGCAGAACTCCTACCCGGTCGTCGATGACCTCAACTCCCTGGCCGAGGCCGCCGGTGCCAACGGGCTGACCGCCGAGCAGGCCGCCGCCGGTACCCAGGCCGCCATCTGGGAGCTGTCGGACGGCGTCGAGGCCACCCCGAAGAACGAGAACGCCGCGAAGCTCGCGGACTGGCTCGGCGACAACGCCGAGGCCATCGAGGAGCCGCGCGCCTCCCTGGGGCTCTCCCCGCAGGAGGTCACCGGCAAGCCCGGTGAGCTGGCCGGCCCCGTCACCGTGCACACCAGCGCCGACGCCGTCGTGGTCTCCACCGACCCCGCCGCTGCCGCCGCCGGTGTCACCGTCGTGGACGCCAACGGCGAGACCATCACCGAGTCCACCCCGGTGACCGACGGTACCGAGCTGTTCTTCTCGGTGCCCGAGGGCGCCGAGGACGGTTCCGCCTCCCTGAGCGCCACCGCCACCTCCCCGGTGCCGGTCGGCCGCGTCTTCACCGGCGTCGACGTCCGCACCCAGACCATGATCCTGGCCGGCTCCTCCGAGTCGTCCGTGACCGCGGGCGCCAGCGTCAACTGGGCCAGCGAGGGTCCGAACCCGGCCATCACCGCCGAAGAGGTCTGCGTCGACGGCGGCGTGCAGCTGACCGTCACCAACGACGGCGACCAGCCGTTCACCTTCGAGCTGGAGGGCGAGTCCTACGAGATCGCCCCGGGCGTCGAGGAGAAGGTCCTGGTCCCGGTCGAGAACGGCCAGGCCTACGAGATCACGGTCGAGAACCTGGAGGGCAAGGAGCCCTGGGTCTTCTCCGGTGTCCTGAACTGCGACACCGCCGGTGAGGAGCCGATCGCCGAGCCCGAGCCCGAGACCCCCGCCGAGAACGAGCCCGCCCCGGCCACCACCGGCGGCAGCGGCCCGGACCTGGCCGAGACCGGCTCCAGCTCCAACCTCGGCATGATGGCCGGCATCGCCGTGGGCCTGCTGGCCGTCGGTGGCGGCGCGGTGTTCTTCCTCCGCAAGCGGGCCGCCGGCTCCGCCGCCGAGTAA
- a CDS encoding DUF1684 domain-containing protein encodes MTTVSAAHPTDPAPASFARDWRAWHDERDRSLAAPHGFLAITSMRWLTPEPTRFEDAPGTWSTDEDGTVLVELSDGETLTVDGEPLPRRHRFTGLPDGGSVSAGSGDLVVEVARRGGRPVLRPRNPANPLRTGFTGTPAYAPDPRWARPGRFLPFDAPRPVTVGAVVEGLEHVLTAPGEIEFAIDGVTHRLTAFNGGRPGALFVLFTDATSGVTTYAANRSLSIAPPDAGGRVTVDFNRAVNLPCAYTDLATCPLPPRENRLAPAVEAGERLPRGRGGTA; translated from the coding sequence GTGACGACCGTGTCCGCCGCACACCCCACCGACCCCGCCCCCGCCTCGTTCGCCCGCGACTGGCGGGCCTGGCACGACGAACGTGACCGCTCCCTGGCCGCCCCGCACGGCTTCCTGGCGATCACCAGCATGCGCTGGCTGACCCCGGAGCCCACCCGGTTCGAGGACGCGCCCGGCACCTGGTCCACCGACGAGGACGGGACGGTCCTGGTCGAACTGTCCGACGGCGAGACGCTCACCGTGGACGGCGAACCCCTCCCCCGGCGGCACCGGTTCACCGGGCTGCCGGACGGCGGCAGCGTGTCGGCCGGCTCCGGCGATCTGGTGGTCGAGGTGGCCCGGCGCGGCGGGCGGCCCGTGCTGCGCCCCCGGAACCCGGCCAACCCGCTGCGCACCGGCTTCACCGGCACCCCCGCCTACGCACCCGACCCGCGCTGGGCGCGCCCCGGTCGCTTCCTGCCCTTCGACGCGCCCCGGCCGGTGACGGTCGGCGCGGTCGTGGAGGGGCTGGAGCACGTCCTGACCGCACCGGGCGAGATCGAGTTCGCGATCGACGGCGTCACCCACCGGCTGACCGCGTTCAACGGGGGCCGGCCCGGCGCGCTGTTCGTGCTGTTCACCGACGCCACCTCGGGGGTGACCACGTACGCGGCGAACCGTTCCCTGTCGATCGCGCCGCCGGACGCCGGGGGCCGGGTGACCGTGGACTTCAACCGGGCGGTCAACCTGCCCTGCGCGTACACCGATCTGGCGACCTGCCCGCTGCCGCCCCGCGAGAACCGGCTGGCGCCGGCTGTCGAGGCGGGCGAGCGGCTGCCCCGCGGACGCGGCGGCACCGCCTGA
- a CDS encoding GTPase: protein MPQRTMTAEHQGNGWDDGLIARRALIDDVPTGRATELATAVPAPAHGAEAPEDRALQIRLGALRELIGLSRARLDAGALTDAGKVIDEAAARHRLPRTYTTVAIAGATGSGKSTLFNAMAGANLSETGVRRPTTANAVACSWPAGKGRGGDGLLERLAIPVRARRRAHVPDPALRGLILLDLPDHDSIAPDHREQVDRLLGLVDAVIWVVDPEKYADALFHERYLRAFAGHAEVSIVVLNQADRLPGEAVDAVLDDLRRLLDESGVALGEHGEPGAAVLAVSALTGQGVPELRQLVGELVGGRSAAAKRLTADVDGVTRRLRPLYVGEEAESPAGLTQRTREDFEERLAQAVGAQAAGQAAERGWLRRADRACGTPWAQLARRMAFRQAQRRGEPPALLARRLAGDPAPAVSRPGLEQAVRELAEDASRGLPLPWSTAVHDAAWRGAQGLPRALESSLARPPEQADSDKSTRRQKQEKEEGKEKTGKSGKPDRPRRWFARHRQPELTVLKPPPGTLPAAPLPTGPANPALQLPRPGWWSVAAFGQALLLAAQLLGVSWLLAALVGLPVAGRWLPLVLLLGGSVGGPLLAWICRFAARGPAHSWGRKEEWRLRRLAADAGQSHVLEPVAAELMRYREVREQYAIAASPTGSAEDPIPPAVLSEG from the coding sequence GTGCCGCAGAGGACCATGACGGCGGAACACCAGGGCAACGGCTGGGACGACGGCCTCATCGCCCGCCGCGCGCTCATCGACGACGTACCCACGGGGCGCGCCACCGAACTCGCCACCGCCGTGCCCGCCCCCGCGCACGGCGCCGAGGCCCCCGAGGACCGCGCCCTGCAGATCCGGCTGGGCGCCCTGCGCGAGCTGATCGGCCTCTCCCGCGCCCGCTTGGACGCCGGCGCGCTCACCGACGCCGGCAAGGTGATCGACGAGGCGGCGGCCCGCCACCGGCTGCCCAGGACGTACACCACCGTCGCCATCGCGGGCGCCACCGGCAGCGGCAAGTCCACCCTCTTCAACGCCATGGCCGGCGCCAACCTCTCCGAGACCGGGGTGCGCCGCCCCACCACCGCCAACGCCGTCGCGTGCAGCTGGCCCGCCGGCAAGGGACGCGGCGGCGACGGGCTGCTGGAACGTCTGGCCATCCCCGTCCGCGCCCGGCGCCGCGCCCACGTGCCCGACCCGGCGCTGCGCGGCCTGATCCTGCTCGACCTGCCCGACCACGACTCCATCGCCCCCGACCACCGCGAACAGGTGGACCGGCTGCTGGGCCTGGTCGACGCCGTGATCTGGGTGGTGGACCCCGAGAAGTACGCCGACGCCCTTTTCCACGAGCGCTACCTGCGGGCCTTCGCCGGACACGCCGAGGTCAGCATCGTCGTCCTCAACCAGGCCGACCGGCTGCCCGGCGAGGCGGTGGATGCCGTGCTGGACGACCTGCGCCGGCTGCTGGACGAGAGCGGCGTCGCGCTCGGGGAACACGGCGAACCGGGCGCCGCGGTGCTGGCCGTCTCCGCCCTCACCGGGCAGGGCGTGCCCGAACTGCGGCAGCTCGTCGGCGAACTGGTCGGCGGCCGGTCGGCCGCCGCCAAGCGGCTCACGGCGGACGTCGACGGGGTCACCAGGCGGCTGCGCCCGCTGTACGTGGGGGAGGAGGCCGAGAGCCCGGCCGGGCTGACCCAGCGCACCCGGGAGGACTTCGAGGAGCGGCTCGCGCAGGCGGTCGGCGCCCAGGCCGCCGGGCAGGCCGCCGAACGCGGCTGGCTGCGGCGCGCCGACCGGGCGTGCGGCACGCCGTGGGCGCAGCTGGCGCGCCGGATGGCGTTCCGGCAGGCGCAGCGGCGCGGTGAGCCGCCGGCGCTGCTGGCCCGCCGGCTGGCCGGTGACCCGGCCCCCGCCGTCTCCCGCCCTGGCCTTGAGCAGGCGGTACGGGAGCTGGCCGAGGACGCCTCGCGCGGGCTGCCACTGCCGTGGTCCACCGCCGTGCACGACGCGGCGTGGCGCGGCGCGCAGGGCCTGCCGCGCGCCCTGGAGTCCTCGCTGGCCCGCCCGCCGGAGCAGGCCGACAGCGACAAGTCGACACGGCGGCAGAAGCAGGAGAAAGAAGAGGGGAAAGAAAAAACGGGGAAGAGCGGCAAGCCGGACCGCCCCAGGCGCTGGTTCGCCCGCCACCGGCAGCCCGAACTGACCGTGCTCAAGCCGCCGCCCGGCACCCTACCGGCCGCCCCCCTGCCGACCGGACCGGCGAACCCGGCCCTGCAACTGCCGCGCCCCGGCTGGTGGTCGGTGGCCGCCTTCGGGCAGGCGCTGCTGCTCGCCGCACAACTGCTCGGCGTCAGCTGGCTGCTGGCCGCCCTCGTCGGCCTCCCGGTGGCCGGCCGCTGGCTGCCGCTGGTGCTGCTGCTCGGCGGCTCGGTCGGAGGCCCGCTGCTGGCCTGGATCTGCCGCTTCGCCGCCCGGGGCCCGGCGCACAGCTGGGGCCGCAAGGAGGAGTGGCGGCTGCGCAGGCTCGCCGCCGACGCCGGCCAGAGTCACGTCCTGGAACCGGTGGCGGCGGAACTCATGCGCTACCGGGAGGTCCGCGAGCAGTACGCCATCGCCGCCTCGCCGACCGGCTCCGCCGAGGACCCGATCCCCCCGGCCGTGCTGTCCGAGGGCTGA
- a CDS encoding P-loop NTPase family protein: MLWKPREIGHSSHVAILDARPELLEALTVLRERLAAACFPLELPGAPRARRSRAELLAQLDGYLLPRLRRPDAPLLAVIGGSTGAGKSTLVNSLIGRPVTEAGVLRPTTRTPVLVCHPDDRHWFAGDRVLPQLDRARGELAMETTRTLPPGIALLDAPDIDSLVEGQRDLAADLLCAADIWILVTTASRYADALPWHLLRSAQEYDVTLATVLDRVPHQIAAEVSRHYAALLEHAGLDDIPRFTVPELPESAGGGNGLLPRTAVAALREWLAHQAQSPSARSHAAARTATGALAALKGSVAALASAAAAQYATAVRLDQQLQNAYRESVKRVRQCLTTGGVLTGAARAHWAAFPEDTSSSELLDALTDALTALLTEAVAAADEHTTAAWRREAGAPPGGCDTPEEVRERVGIRVRRLRRCLEELADEARAASGGHNGPVIGERGGPARVKTGDDGELAALLAAGLLGGKEAQIAQHTLAGVLGTLAANRMRDNGRRMLNDCVDQVLGEERDRRGDPLHHLGISADHQVELIAALSTLQAERLRTAA; encoded by the coding sequence ATGCTTTGGAAACCGCGTGAAATTGGGCATTCTTCGCATGTGGCGATCTTGGACGCACGGCCCGAACTGCTCGAAGCGCTGACCGTACTGCGGGAGCGCCTCGCTGCCGCGTGCTTCCCGCTGGAGCTGCCCGGCGCACCCCGGGCGCGGCGCTCGCGGGCGGAACTGCTGGCCCAGCTCGACGGATACCTGCTGCCCAGGCTGCGCCGCCCCGACGCCCCGCTGCTGGCCGTCATCGGCGGGTCCACCGGGGCCGGCAAATCCACCCTGGTCAACTCCCTCATCGGCCGCCCGGTCACCGAGGCAGGCGTGCTGCGCCCCACCACCCGCACCCCCGTCCTGGTCTGCCACCCCGATGACCGGCACTGGTTCGCCGGCGACCGCGTGCTGCCCCAGCTGGACCGCGCCCGCGGCGAACTCGCCATGGAGACCACCCGCACCCTGCCCCCCGGCATCGCCCTGCTGGACGCCCCCGACATCGACTCCCTCGTCGAGGGGCAGCGCGACCTCGCCGCCGACCTGCTGTGCGCCGCCGACATCTGGATCCTGGTCACCACCGCCTCCCGCTACGCCGACGCCCTGCCCTGGCACCTGCTGCGCAGCGCCCAGGAGTACGACGTCACGCTGGCCACCGTCCTGGACCGGGTGCCGCACCAGATCGCCGCCGAGGTCTCCCGCCACTACGCCGCCCTGCTCGAACACGCCGGACTCGACGACATCCCCCGCTTCACCGTCCCCGAACTGCCCGAATCCGCCGGCGGCGGCAACGGACTGTTGCCCCGCACCGCCGTCGCCGCGCTGCGTGAATGGCTCGCCCACCAGGCCCAGAGCCCCTCCGCCCGCTCCCACGCCGCCGCCCGCACCGCCACCGGCGCACTCGCCGCGCTCAAGGGCTCCGTCGCCGCCCTCGCCTCCGCCGCGGCGGCCCAGTACGCCACCGCCGTACGGCTGGACCAGCAGCTCCAGAACGCCTACCGGGAGTCGGTCAAGCGCGTACGCCAGTGCCTGACCACCGGCGGTGTCCTCACCGGCGCCGCCCGCGCCCACTGGGCCGCCTTCCCCGAGGACACCAGCAGCTCCGAACTCCTGGACGCCCTCACCGACGCGCTCACCGCCCTGCTCACCGAGGCCGTCGCCGCCGCCGACGAACACACCACCGCCGCCTGGCGCCGCGAGGCCGGCGCCCCGCCCGGCGGCTGCGACACCCCCGAAGAGGTCCGCGAACGGGTCGGCATCCGGGTCCGGCGGCTGCGCCGCTGCCTGGAGGAACTGGCCGACGAGGCACGCGCCGCCTCCGGCGGGCACAACGGCCCCGTCATCGGCGAACGCGGCGGCCCCGCCCGGGTCAAGACCGGCGACGACGGCGAACTCGCCGCCCTGCTCGCCGCCGGACTGCTCGGCGGCAAGGAGGCCCAGATCGCCCAGCACACCCTCGCCGGCGTCCTGGGCACCCTCGCCGCCAACCGGATGCGCGACAACGGCCGCCGCATGCTCAACGACTGCGTCGACCAGGTCCTCGGCGAGGAGCGCGACCGGCGCGGCGACCCCCTGCACCACCTCGGCATCAGCGCGGACCACCAGGTCGAGCTGATCGCCGCCCTGTCCACCCTCCAGGCGGAACGGCTGCGCACCGCGGCCTGA
- a CDS encoding heavy metal translocating P-type ATPase produces the protein MFTSTYVRLPEARWALAALALFLLALPLHLLGAPAWTWAPLYAATYICGGWEPGWEGLKALREKTLDVDLLMVVAALGAAAIGQVLDGALLIVIFATSGALEAIATHRTAESVRSLLDLAPATATRLLPGGAGEETVPADTLAIGDTVLVRPGERVGADGVVTEGESEIDQATITGEPLPVAKRPGEEVFAGTVNGTGALRVRVTRDPADSVIARIVTLVEEASGTKAPTQLFIEKIEQRYSWAMVTATLALFLIPLSLGATLDDTLLRAMTFMIVASPCAVVLATMPPLLSAIANAGRHGVLAKSAVVMERLAQIDAVALDKTGTLTEGTPRVTDLRPLPGSGLDEDALLALAASAEHPSEHPLARAITGTARERGLVLAEATDFASAPGTGVTATVKGREIRVGAPARLFPGGATDLEASGRTAVAVLRDGAPVGLIGLADRPRPGAAATVAALTAYTGRSPVLLTGDNEAAARRLAAEVGITEVRAGLLPQDKAAAVREWEQAGRKVLLVGDGVNDAPALAAAHTGVAMGRAGSDLALETADAVVVRDELATIPAVLDLSRRARRLVIQNLVIAGTFIAVLVTWDLVGHLPLPLGVAGHEGSTVLVGLNGLRLLRESAWRRAAATPELGP, from the coding sequence GTGTTCACGTCTACGTATGTACGGCTGCCGGAGGCGCGCTGGGCGCTCGCCGCCCTGGCCCTCTTCCTGCTCGCGCTGCCCCTGCACCTCCTCGGCGCCCCCGCCTGGACCTGGGCCCCGCTGTACGCCGCCACCTACATCTGCGGCGGCTGGGAGCCCGGCTGGGAAGGGCTCAAGGCGCTGCGCGAGAAGACCCTCGACGTGGACCTGCTGATGGTCGTGGCCGCGCTCGGCGCCGCCGCCATCGGGCAGGTCCTGGACGGCGCGCTGCTCATCGTCATCTTCGCCACCTCCGGCGCCCTGGAGGCCATCGCCACCCACCGCACCGCCGAGTCCGTCCGCAGCCTGCTGGACCTCGCCCCGGCCACCGCCACCCGGCTGCTGCCCGGCGGCGCGGGCGAGGAGACCGTGCCCGCCGACACCCTCGCCATCGGCGACACCGTCCTGGTCCGCCCCGGCGAACGCGTCGGCGCCGACGGCGTGGTGACCGAGGGCGAGAGCGAGATCGACCAGGCCACCATCACCGGCGAGCCGCTGCCCGTCGCCAAGCGGCCGGGCGAGGAGGTGTTCGCCGGGACGGTCAACGGCACCGGCGCGCTGCGGGTGCGGGTCACCCGCGACCCCGCCGACTCCGTCATCGCCCGGATCGTCACCCTGGTGGAGGAGGCGTCCGGGACCAAGGCCCCCACCCAGCTGTTCATCGAGAAGATCGAACAGCGCTACTCCTGGGCGATGGTGACCGCCACCCTGGCGCTCTTCCTCATCCCGCTCTCCCTGGGCGCCACCCTCGACGACACCCTGCTGCGCGCCATGACCTTCATGATCGTGGCCTCGCCGTGCGCCGTCGTGCTGGCCACCATGCCGCCGCTGCTGTCCGCCATCGCCAACGCCGGGCGGCACGGCGTGCTCGCCAAGTCGGCCGTCGTGATGGAACGCCTCGCCCAGATCGACGCCGTCGCCCTCGACAAGACCGGCACCCTCACCGAGGGCACCCCGCGCGTCACCGACCTCCGGCCGCTGCCGGGCTCCGGACTCGACGAGGACGCCCTGCTGGCGCTGGCCGCGTCGGCGGAACACCCCAGCGAACACCCCCTCGCCCGCGCCATCACCGGCACCGCCCGCGAGCGCGGCCTGGTGCTCGCCGAGGCCACCGACTTCGCCTCCGCACCCGGCACCGGGGTCACCGCCACCGTCAAGGGCCGCGAGATCCGCGTCGGCGCCCCGGCCCGGCTCTTCCCCGGCGGTGCCACCGACCTGGAGGCGTCGGGACGTACCGCCGTGGCCGTCCTGCGGGACGGCGCCCCGGTCGGGCTCATCGGTCTGGCCGACCGCCCCCGCCCCGGCGCCGCCGCCACCGTCGCCGCGCTCACCGCGTACACCGGCCGCTCCCCCGTCCTGCTCACCGGCGACAACGAGGCGGCGGCCCGGCGACTGGCCGCCGAGGTCGGCATCACCGAGGTACGCGCCGGGCTGCTGCCGCAGGACAAGGCCGCCGCCGTACGGGAGTGGGAGCAGGCCGGACGCAAAGTGCTGCTGGTCGGCGACGGCGTGAACGACGCCCCGGCACTGGCCGCCGCCCACACCGGGGTGGCGATGGGCCGGGCCGGCTCCGACCTCGCCCTGGAGACCGCCGACGCGGTCGTGGTCCGCGACGAACTCGCCACCATCCCCGCCGTCCTGGACCTGTCCCGCCGGGCGCGGCGGCTGGTGATCCAGAACCTGGTGATCGCCGGAACGTTCATCGCCGTCCTGGTCACCTGGGACCTGGTCGGCCATCTGCCGCTCCCGCTGGGCGTGGCGGGCCACGAGGGCTCCACGGTGCTGGTCGGCCTCAACGGCCTGCGGCTGCTGCGCGAGTCCGCCTGGCGGCGGGCGGCGGCGACCCCCGAACTCGGCCCCTAG